From Dasypus novemcinctus isolate mDasNov1 chromosome 11, mDasNov1.1.hap2, whole genome shotgun sequence, one genomic window encodes:
- the GABRR2 gene encoding gamma-aminobutyric acid receptor subunit rho-2 isoform X2 — translation MRPAFGGPAIPVGVDVQVESLDSISEVDMDFTMTLYLRHYWKDERLAFPSTGNKSMTFDGRLVKKIWVPDVFFVHSKRSFTHDTTTDNIMLRVFPDGHVLYSMRITVTAMCNMDFSHFPLDSQTCSLELESYAYTDEDLMLYWKNGDESLKTDEKISLSQFLIQKFHTTSRLAFYSSTGWYNRLYINFTLRRHIFFFLLQTYFPATLMVMLSWVSFWIDRRAVPARVSLGITTVLTMSTIITGVNASMPRVSYIKAVDIYLWVSFVFVFLSVLEYAAVNYLTTVQERRERKLREKFPCMCGMLHSRTMMLDGSYSESEANSLAGYLRSHVLTEEERQDKIVVHLALSNESNASRKKGLLKGQMGFCIFQNTHAIDKYSRLIFPASYIVFNLIYWSVFS, via the exons GCCCTGCCATCCCTGTGGGCGTGGACGTGCAGGTGGAGAGCCTGGACAGCATCTCTGAGGTGGACATG GACTTCACCATGACCCTGTACCTGCGGCATTACTGGAAGGACGAGAGGCTGGCCTTCCCCAGCACCGGCAACAAGAGCATGACCTTCGACGGCCGGCTGGTGAAGAAGATCTGGGTCCCcgacgtcttctttgtccactctaAAAGGTCATTCACTCACGACACCACCACTGACAACATCATGCTAAGGGTGTTCCCGGATGGCCACGTGCTGTACAGCATGAG GATTACCGTCACTGCCATGTGCAACATGGACTTCAGCCACTTTCCCCTGGACTCCCAGACCTGTTCTTTGGAACTGGAAAGCT ATGCTTATACAGATGAAGATCTGATGCTATATTGGAAGAATGGGGACGAATCCCTGAAAACAGATGAGAAGATATCCCTGTCTCAGTTTCTCATTCAGAAGTTTCACACCACTTCCAGGCTGGCCTTCTACAGCAGCACCG GCTGGTACAACCGTCTATACATCAACTTCACTTTGCGTCGCCACATCTTCTTCTTCTTGCTCCAAACTTATTTCCCTGCCACCCTGATGGTCATGCTGTCCTGGGTGTCCTTCTGGATCGACCGCAGAGCTGTGCCCGCCAGAGTTTCACTGG GCATCACCACGGTGCTGACCATGTCCACCATCATCACGGGCGTCAACGCCTCCATGCCCCGCGTCTCCTACATCAAGGCCGTGGACATCTACCTCTGGGTCAGCTTCGTGTTCGTGTTCCTCTCAGTGCTGGAGTACGCGGCCGTCAACTACCTGACCACCGTGCAGGAGCGGAGGGAGCGGAAGCTGAGGGAGAAG TTCCCGTGCATGTGTGGAATGCTTCATTCAAGAACCATGATGCTGGACGGAAGCTACAGCGAGTCTGAGGCCAACAGCCTGGCCGGTTACCTGAGAAGCCATGTTCTAACAGAAGAAGAAAGACAGGACAAAATAGTGGTCCACCTGGCCCTGAGCAACGAATCTAATGCCTCTAGGAAGAAGGGGCTTCTGAAGGGCCAGATGGGTTTTTGCATCTTCCAGAACACACACGCCATCGACAAATACTCGAGGTTGATATTCCCTGCCTCCTACATAGTTTTCAACTTGATTTATTGGTCAGTGTTTTCCTAG